In a genomic window of Streptomyces katrae:
- a CDS encoding GbsR/MarR family transcriptional regulator: MPGGRLTQSERQQIALGLADGLAYAEIARRLDRPTSTVTREVMRNGGPASYRADLAHRATEHRAHRRKQAAPRGPEAPPLAHGRDPEAVAAYEETFTTVLIATGTPKMMARVMTCLYTSDSGSLTAAELVQRLQVSPASISKAIAFLETQGLVRRERDERRRERYVADNDVWYQSMIASAKGTAHLAETARQGVGVFGSQTPAGVRLENIARFVDFVSESIARAAEQAREILHTKPEAGAEAETETEDPDGTA, encoded by the coding sequence ATGCCGGGAGGCAGACTCACCCAGTCCGAACGCCAGCAGATCGCGCTGGGACTGGCCGACGGACTCGCCTACGCCGAGATCGCCAGACGGCTCGACCGTCCGACCTCCACGGTCACCCGCGAGGTCATGCGCAACGGCGGCCCCGCCTCCTACCGCGCCGACCTGGCCCACCGCGCCACCGAACACCGCGCCCACCGCCGCAAGCAGGCCGCGCCCCGGGGCCCGGAGGCCCCACCGCTGGCCCACGGACGCGACCCCGAGGCGGTGGCCGCGTACGAGGAGACCTTCACGACGGTCCTGATCGCGACGGGCACGCCCAAGATGATGGCCCGGGTGATGACCTGCCTGTACACCAGCGACTCCGGCAGCCTCACCGCGGCGGAACTCGTCCAGCGGCTCCAGGTCAGCCCGGCGTCGATCTCCAAGGCGATCGCCTTCCTGGAGACCCAGGGCCTCGTCCGCCGGGAACGCGACGAACGCCGCCGCGAGCGGTACGTCGCCGACAACGACGTCTGGTACCAGTCGATGATCGCCAGCGCCAAGGGCACCGCCCACCTCGCCGAGACCGCGCGTCAGGGCGTGGGCGTCTTCGGCTCCCAGACCCCGGCGGGCGTCCGCCTGGAGAACATCGCCCGGTTCGTCGACTTCGTCTCCGAGAGCATCGCCCGAGCGGCGGAACAGGCCCGCGAGATCCTCCACACGAAGCCGGAGGCGGGTGCGGAGGCGGAGACGGAGACGGAGGATCCGGACGGGACGGCCTGA
- a CDS encoding carboxymuconolactone decarboxylase family protein, producing MTDNPTTATTSISRMPNPGEFVPELADIGAALFRATGNRSVPRSTMSLVHLRAGQIVNNTYLTILNTGFLRKAGVSEEQITSVASWQDSPYFSPAERAALALVEATLQPPAPGKERVSDELYAEVAKHYDEKALATLTIAIGQINFFIALAVIGKPQPVETLAAQQWG from the coding sequence ATGACGGACAACCCGACCACCGCGACCACCTCGATCTCCCGCATGCCGAACCCGGGCGAGTTCGTGCCGGAACTGGCCGACATCGGCGCCGCCCTCTTCCGCGCCACCGGCAACCGGTCGGTCCCCCGCAGCACGATGAGCCTCGTGCACCTGCGTGCGGGGCAGATCGTCAACAACACCTACCTGACCATCCTGAACACGGGTTTCCTGCGGAAGGCCGGGGTGTCCGAGGAACAGATCACCTCGGTCGCCTCGTGGCAGGACTCCCCGTACTTCAGCCCGGCGGAACGCGCCGCCCTCGCCTTGGTGGAGGCCACCCTCCAGCCGCCGGCACCGGGCAAGGAGCGCGTCTCGGACGAGCTGTACGCGGAGGTGGCGAAGCACTACGACGAGAAGGCGCTGGCCACCCTGACGATCGCGATCGGCCAGATCAACTTCTTCATCGCCCTGGCCGTCATCGGCAAGCCGCAGCCGGTGGAAACGCTGGCCGCGCAGCAGTGGGGCTGA
- a CDS encoding DUF397 domain-containing protein: MNTSTLRWFKSSYSDSGGGNCVEVAFDWRKSSYSDGGGGNCVEVAGCPHAIHVRDSKNLGPTLTLAPTAWADFANWAAGRA; encoded by the coding sequence ATGAACACCAGCACCCTGCGGTGGTTCAAGTCGAGCTACAGCGACAGTGGTGGCGGCAACTGCGTCGAAGTGGCCTTCGACTGGCGCAAGTCGAGCTACAGCGACGGCGGCGGCGGTAACTGCGTCGAGGTGGCGGGGTGCCCCCATGCCATCCACGTCCGGGACTCCAAGAACCTCGGCCCCACCCTCACCCTGGCACCCACGGCCTGGGCCGACTTCGCCAACTGGGCGGCCGGACGGGCGTAG
- a CDS encoding helix-turn-helix domain-containing protein: protein MPKPEGSRGGGPDAEEERPATQLMAEIARILRLEKGLTQEAVGRLTNYTGSAISAMETGAQPVSDKMLERLEGAIGDNRGIFEAGRKYVLMEKYPVRFRGFSQMEASAHMISSYETMVLDGLFQTEAYAHALIAGSYPQVSPAKVHELVDARLARRALFDRDPTAMIELIVEESVLRRPFGSWDIMRQQLHSLADDAQRHNVTVQVLPLDRGLKGTYAGDRGPMKLVETKDHEHVVYMEIEDESILISNPAKVSRLIQRYAKIRAQALSPDESLGLIKQLAGERK from the coding sequence ATGCCGAAGCCGGAAGGCAGCAGGGGCGGGGGACCGGACGCGGAGGAGGAACGCCCGGCGACACAGCTGATGGCCGAGATCGCCCGAATCCTGCGCCTGGAGAAGGGCCTGACCCAGGAGGCCGTGGGGCGGCTCACCAACTACACGGGGTCGGCGATCAGCGCCATGGAGACGGGCGCCCAGCCGGTCAGCGACAAGATGCTGGAACGCCTGGAGGGGGCCATCGGCGACAACAGGGGCATCTTCGAGGCGGGGCGCAAGTACGTGCTGATGGAGAAGTACCCGGTGCGGTTCCGGGGGTTCTCGCAGATGGAGGCGTCGGCGCACATGATCTCGTCCTACGAGACGATGGTTCTGGACGGACTGTTCCAGACCGAGGCGTATGCGCATGCGCTCATCGCCGGTAGCTACCCACAGGTCTCCCCGGCCAAGGTGCATGAACTGGTGGATGCTCGGCTCGCCCGCAGGGCGCTGTTTGACCGTGACCCGACGGCGATGATCGAACTGATCGTGGAGGAGTCGGTGTTGCGTCGCCCCTTCGGCAGCTGGGACATCATGCGACAGCAGCTGCACTCGTTGGCGGATGACGCCCAGCGCCACAACGTAACGGTCCAGGTCCTACCCCTCGACCGGGGCCTCAAGGGGACTTACGCCGGGGATCGTGGCCCGATGAAACTGGTCGAGACGAAGGACCACGAACACGTGGTCTACATGGAGATCGAGGACGAGAGCATCCTGATCAGCAACCCGGCCAAGGTCTCTCGGCTGATCCAGCGGTATGCGAAGATCCGCGCACAGGCGCTCAGCCCTGACGAATCCCTGGGACTCATCAAGCAGTTGGCGGGAGAACGGAAATGA
- a CDS encoding alpha/beta hydrolase, giving the protein MTDPAVERDAAEAAAAFAHPPVAPDASAAYGEHPDQVIDFYAPRGDSAGTAPLVVVLHGGAWRAPYDREHITPFADFLARRGFAVANVEYRRGSSLPHQGSEGPVAGRWPETFDDVAAAMDALPGLLASALPAADPRRTVVTGHSAGGQLALWAAARHVLPPGSPWRLPSPPQLRGVVALAPIADFEVAEKLGVCGGASAQLLGGPAHWDARRPSADPASLLPTGIATTVVQGREDIVVPPAVAESYAAAAAKAGEIVGLTLVEGVGHFPLIDPAADACAVVAEEISQLAW; this is encoded by the coding sequence ATGACGGACCCCGCAGTCGAACGGGACGCCGCCGAGGCCGCCGCGGCCTTCGCGCACCCCCCGGTCGCGCCGGACGCGAGCGCCGCGTACGGGGAACACCCCGACCAGGTCATCGACTTCTACGCCCCGCGCGGGGACTCCGCGGGCACGGCACCGCTCGTCGTCGTCCTGCACGGGGGCGCCTGGCGCGCCCCGTACGACCGCGAGCACATCACCCCGTTCGCCGACTTCCTCGCCCGGCGCGGCTTCGCCGTGGCCAACGTCGAGTACCGGCGCGGGAGTTCCCTGCCCCACCAGGGTTCCGAGGGCCCGGTCGCGGGCCGCTGGCCGGAGACCTTCGACGACGTCGCCGCCGCCATGGACGCCCTGCCCGGCCTCCTCGCGTCCGCCCTCCCGGCCGCCGACCCGCGCAGGACGGTGGTCACGGGCCACTCCGCGGGCGGGCAGCTGGCCCTGTGGGCCGCCGCCCGGCACGTCCTGCCGCCCGGCTCCCCGTGGCGGCTGCCTTCCCCGCCGCAGCTGCGCGGCGTGGTGGCGCTGGCCCCCATCGCGGACTTCGAGGTCGCGGAGAAGCTCGGCGTGTGCGGCGGGGCCTCGGCCCAGCTGCTGGGCGGCCCGGCCCACTGGGACGCCCGCCGCCCGTCGGCGGACCCCGCCTCGCTCCTGCCGACGGGCATCGCGACGACGGTGGTCCAGGGCCGCGAGGACATCGTGGTCCCGCCGGCGGTGGCGGAGTCGTACGCGGCCGCGGCGGCGAAGGCGGGCGAGATCGTGGGCCTGACCCTGGTCGAGGGGGTCGGTCACTTCCCGCTGATCGACCCGGCGGCGGACGCCTGCGCGGTGGTGGCGGAGGAGATCTCGCAGCTGGCCTGGTAG
- the kynU gene encoding kynureninase has translation MSDAMLNDLQARAARLDAEDPLGKHRERFTLPEGVVYLDGNSLGALPAGVPGAVADVVGRQWGELLIRSWDESGWWTAPERIGDRIAPLVGAAPGQVTVGDSTSVNLFKALVGAARLAAPGRTTMLVDATTFPTDGYIAASAARMTGLDLVPVDPSDAAGAMDERTAVVLLNHVDYRTGRLHDLPALTGAAHAAGALIVWDLCHSAGALPVGLDAHAVDLAVGCTYKYLNGGPGSPAYLYVAQRHQGAFDSPLPGWNSHAEPFAMTPQYTPAQGAARARVGTPDILSMLALESALDAWEDVDVEAVRAKSLALTDFFLDCVAAYVPPGTVEVVTPQEHAHRGSQVSLRTDGAREVMAELISRGIVGDFRAPDVLRFGFTPLYVGFADAERAARTLGHIFG, from the coding sequence ATGTCTGACGCGATGCTCAACGACCTCCAGGCCCGCGCCGCCCGCCTCGACGCCGAGGACCCCCTCGGCAAGCACCGCGAGCGCTTCACCCTTCCCGAGGGCGTGGTCTACCTCGACGGCAACTCCCTCGGCGCCCTCCCCGCGGGCGTCCCCGGCGCGGTGGCCGACGTGGTCGGCCGCCAGTGGGGCGAGCTGCTGATCCGCTCCTGGGACGAGAGCGGCTGGTGGACCGCCCCCGAGCGGATCGGCGACCGCATCGCCCCCCTCGTCGGCGCCGCCCCCGGCCAGGTCACCGTCGGCGACTCCACCAGCGTCAACCTCTTCAAGGCCCTGGTCGGCGCCGCCCGCCTGGCCGCGCCCGGCCGCACCACGATGCTGGTCGACGCCACCACCTTCCCCACCGACGGCTACATCGCCGCCTCCGCCGCCCGGATGACCGGCCTGGACCTCGTCCCGGTCGACCCCTCCGACGCGGCGGGCGCGATGGACGAGCGCACGGCCGTGGTCCTCCTCAACCACGTCGACTACCGCACCGGCCGGCTCCACGACCTGCCCGCCCTCACCGGGGCCGCGCACGCCGCGGGCGCGCTGATCGTCTGGGACCTCTGCCACAGCGCCGGCGCCCTCCCCGTCGGCCTCGACGCGCACGCCGTCGACCTCGCGGTCGGCTGCACGTACAAGTACCTCAACGGCGGCCCCGGCTCCCCGGCGTACCTGTACGTGGCCCAGCGCCACCAGGGCGCCTTCGACTCCCCGCTCCCCGGCTGGAACAGCCACGCCGAGCCCTTCGCGATGACCCCGCAGTACACGCCCGCCCAGGGTGCGGCCCGGGCCCGCGTCGGGACCCCGGACATCCTGTCCATGCTGGCCCTGGAGTCGGCCCTGGACGCCTGGGAGGACGTGGACGTCGAGGCCGTCCGCGCCAAGTCCCTCGCGCTGACCGACTTCTTCCTCGACTGCGTGGCGGCGTACGTCCCGCCGGGCACGGTCGAGGTGGTCACCCCGCAGGAGCACGCCCACCGCGGCAGCCAGGTCTCCCTGCGCACCGACGGCGCCCGCGAGGTGATGGCGGAGCTCATCTCCCGCGGCATCGTGGGCGACTTCCGCGCCCCCGACGTGCTGCGCTTCGGCTTCACCCCGCTCTACGTCGGTTTCGCCGACGCCGAGCGCGCGGCGCGCACGCTGGGTCACATTTTCGGGTGA
- a CDS encoding tryptophan 2,3-dioxygenase family protein: protein MSHALDASGAGSDTPNLDFAGTTPYEDYVQADVLTHLQHPRSDDPGEMVFLVTTQVMELWFTVIVHEWETAARALREDDIPVATDALKRSLRELEALNHSWRPIAHLTPAQFNAYRAALGEGSGFQSAMYRRMEFLLGEKSASMLVPHRGAPRVHAELEKALHEPSLYDETLRLLARRGLPVPQSVLDRDLSQRYEPSAAVEAVWTDLYADPAGAHADLHRLGEILTDVAELVWRWRNDHLVATRRAMGAKTGTGGSAGVTWLEKRASKNVFPELWTARSHV from the coding sequence ATGTCGCACGCCCTTGATGCCTCCGGAGCCGGTTCGGACACCCCGAACCTCGACTTCGCCGGCACCACCCCGTACGAGGACTACGTCCAGGCGGACGTCCTCACCCACCTCCAGCACCCTCGCTCGGACGACCCCGGCGAGATGGTCTTCCTGGTCACCACCCAGGTCATGGAGCTGTGGTTCACCGTCATCGTCCACGAGTGGGAGACCGCCGCCCGTGCCCTGCGCGAGGACGACATCCCGGTCGCGACGGACGCGCTGAAACGATCCCTCCGGGAACTGGAAGCGCTCAACCACTCCTGGCGGCCGATCGCCCACCTCACCCCCGCGCAGTTCAACGCCTACCGCGCGGCCCTCGGCGAGGGTTCCGGTTTCCAGTCCGCGATGTACCGCCGGATGGAGTTCCTCCTCGGCGAGAAGTCCGCGTCCATGCTGGTCCCGCACCGCGGCGCCCCCCGCGTCCACGCCGAGCTGGAGAAGGCCCTCCACGAGCCGAGCCTCTACGACGAGACCCTGCGCCTGCTCGCCCGCCGCGGTCTGCCCGTCCCGCAGTCGGTCCTCGACCGGGACCTCTCCCAGCGCTACGAGCCCTCCGCCGCGGTCGAGGCCGTCTGGACGGACCTCTACGCCGACCCCGCCGGCGCCCACGCCGACCTGCACCGGCTCGGCGAGATCCTCACCGACGTGGCCGAACTGGTCTGGCGCTGGCGCAACGACCACCTGGTCGCCACCCGCCGCGCGATGGGCGCCAAGACCGGCACGGGCGGCTCCGCAGGGGTGACCTGGCTGGAGAAGCGCGCGTCCAAGAACGTCTTCCCCGAGCTCTGGACGGCCCGCAGCCATGTCTGA
- a CDS encoding DUF3151 domain-containing protein, with product MSIHQNLLGGPAPTHLPDEPAPREALAAGTAPAEVAAAHPTSSLAWAALADEAYAAGRTVESYAYARTGYHRGLDALRRAGWKGHGPVPWEHEPNRGFLRALHALARAAGAIGEKDEYERCSTFLRDSSPTAADTLA from the coding sequence ATGTCGATTCACCAGAACCTGCTCGGGGGCCCCGCCCCCACCCACCTGCCCGACGAGCCCGCGCCTCGCGAGGCCCTCGCCGCCGGCACCGCCCCCGCCGAGGTGGCCGCCGCCCACCCGACCTCCTCCCTCGCCTGGGCCGCCCTCGCCGACGAGGCCTACGCCGCCGGCCGGACCGTCGAGTCCTACGCGTACGCCCGCACCGGCTACCACCGCGGCCTGGACGCCCTGCGCCGCGCCGGCTGGAAGGGCCACGGCCCGGTGCCGTGGGAGCACGAGCCGAACCGCGGCTTCCTGCGCGCCCTGCACGCCCTGGCCCGCGCCGCCGGCGCCATCGGCGAGAAGGACGAGTACGAGCGCTGCTCGACCTTCCTGCGCGACTCCTCCCCGACCGCGGCGGACACGCTCGCGTAA
- a CDS encoding transposase, with protein MGSSNTVTGTGRNTGASAGAGAGEGSGRPDPARQAADDLCAAVLSSLRRKDQREKGRRYVQGLLALPGRKSMRGIAGQVGGGAAEQSMHHFISSSTWDWQPIRANLSRFLEAASPLTAWVAQPMAIPKGGEHSVGVANRFDPHQGQMFRGQQAFGTWFASAALATPVGWEMFLPETETDPEQDPERGRGREPGRPKGYAAEPSGEHAARAAYEEAAAAAVISTVRRSGSPVRPVVLDIRQIGTRSTMNRFAEAGLPVIARISPSTPLLVTDPALPGHGAGARCARDVLQAVKGLSTPVEWTDPDPAAGPGRHRSTLAVAVRVMMPDPSPARRRHLLLVGEWTDPRRAPSQLWVTDLVRLPVGPLLRLTKQGRRVAFAAEHSGQEAGLRDFAGRALPGWHRHVTLASVAHAARALTATEGYGLSYGAA; from the coding sequence ATGGGCAGCAGCAACACCGTCACGGGCACGGGGAGGAACACGGGGGCATCCGCGGGGGCGGGGGCCGGCGAGGGGAGCGGGCGGCCGGATCCGGCCCGGCAGGCGGCCGACGACCTGTGCGCCGCCGTCCTGTCCTCCCTGCGCCGCAAGGACCAGCGGGAGAAGGGCAGGCGGTACGTACAGGGGCTGCTCGCCCTCCCGGGACGCAAGTCGATGCGCGGGATCGCGGGGCAGGTCGGCGGCGGGGCGGCCGAGCAGAGCATGCACCACTTCATCTCCAGCTCCACCTGGGACTGGCAGCCGATCCGGGCCAACCTCTCCCGGTTCCTGGAGGCCGCGAGCCCGCTGACGGCGTGGGTGGCGCAGCCGATGGCCATCCCGAAGGGCGGGGAGCACTCGGTGGGCGTGGCCAACCGGTTCGACCCCCACCAGGGCCAGATGTTCCGGGGGCAGCAGGCGTTCGGGACCTGGTTCGCCTCGGCCGCGCTGGCGACGCCGGTGGGCTGGGAGATGTTCCTTCCGGAGACGGAGACGGACCCGGAGCAGGACCCCGAGCGGGGGCGGGGGCGGGAGCCGGGGCGGCCGAAGGGATACGCGGCGGAGCCGTCGGGGGAGCACGCCGCGCGGGCCGCTTACGAGGAGGCCGCGGCGGCCGCCGTGATCTCCACGGTGCGGCGCAGCGGGAGCCCGGTGCGGCCCGTGGTGCTGGACATCCGGCAGATCGGGACGCGCTCCACGATGAACCGTTTCGCGGAGGCGGGGCTGCCCGTCATCGCCCGGATCAGCCCGTCCACCCCCCTGCTCGTCACCGATCCGGCGCTGCCCGGGCACGGGGCGGGGGCCCGCTGCGCACGGGACGTCCTGCAGGCGGTGAAGGGGCTCAGCACGCCGGTGGAGTGGACCGACCCCGATCCGGCGGCCGGGCCCGGCCGGCACCGCAGCACCCTCGCGGTCGCGGTGCGGGTGATGATGCCCGACCCCTCGCCGGCCCGCCGCCGCCACCTGCTGCTGGTCGGGGAGTGGACGGATCCGCGGCGCGCCCCGTCACAGCTGTGGGTGACGGACCTGGTGCGGCTGCCGGTGGGCCCGCTGCTGCGGCTGACGAAGCAGGGCCGGCGGGTGGCGTTCGCCGCCGAGCACAGCGGTCAGGAGGCGGGGCTGCGCGACTTCGCGGGGCGGGCGCTGCCGGGCTGGCACCGGCACGTGACGCTGGCCTCGGTGGCACACGCCGCGCGGGCGCTGACGGCGACGGAGGGCTACGGGCTCTCGTACGGGGCCGCGTAG
- a CDS encoding helix-turn-helix domain-containing protein has protein sequence MRGDEAGALAVLELLAADAPPGRYEALLTDARAAGADDATLDGLIRALELARSVQARASRSRQREAALTALVDTAHDLTSPYDIDGLLRLITRRARRLLGFDMAWLSLSRPDGTAYVRTSEGETTAFNVGLELGTGRGLGSIAQARRSPVWTADYLADPAIAHAPGIDAVVEAEGLHAIIAVPLRRGDSTLGALYGSDRAVRQFSPDEIGIMLSLADLAAVAIEKARLLEQTRDQVTELEAFGSRTHTALTRVRHLWECHARLAGLVLDGAGLPTLARATADALDGVLQVRDPGGRPLTATGELPDLDEEAVTKGALHALTLRRPVRLPGGLWLAPVLAGAEDLGVLLLSPSAPLADEDVRLLQLAAQSVASLMLIQRGTAAAEGPVHDELLADLLDRPHSVDPHLLERTRRLGIDLDRPHVVVVARPEGGELGKAVAWASSYAYRMGGLKGVRRGCIVLVLPGTDASAAAHRASGELSPLLGHAVSTGAAGPTAAPGDVARTYAEAVRCLDALTALDGVGGTASLRELGFLGLLLSADHDVEAYITGTIGPVLEYDSGRPAELTRTLEAYFASGASPTHAAEALHVHPNTVSRRLERIAELLGPDWQKPGRALEIQMALRLRKTRAVLHDRRTAANRSGAAPYAAPYESP, from the coding sequence ATGCGCGGGGACGAGGCGGGCGCACTGGCCGTACTGGAACTGCTCGCGGCGGACGCCCCGCCGGGCCGGTACGAGGCGCTCCTCACCGACGCCCGCGCGGCCGGCGCCGACGACGCCACCCTCGACGGGCTCATCCGCGCCCTGGAACTGGCCCGCTCGGTCCAGGCCCGCGCCAGCCGCAGCCGGCAGCGCGAAGCCGCCCTCACCGCGCTCGTCGACACCGCGCACGACCTGACCTCCCCCTACGACATCGACGGCCTGCTCCGCCTGATCACCCGACGCGCCCGGCGCCTCCTCGGCTTCGACATGGCCTGGCTGTCCCTGAGCCGCCCCGACGGCACGGCGTACGTACGCACCTCCGAGGGCGAGACCACCGCCTTCAACGTCGGACTCGAACTCGGCACCGGCCGGGGCCTCGGCAGCATCGCCCAGGCCCGCCGCTCCCCGGTGTGGACCGCGGACTACCTCGCCGACCCCGCCATCGCGCACGCCCCCGGCATCGACGCCGTCGTCGAGGCCGAAGGCCTCCACGCGATCATCGCCGTCCCGCTGCGCCGCGGGGACTCCACCCTCGGCGCCCTCTACGGCTCCGACCGCGCCGTACGGCAGTTCAGCCCGGACGAGATCGGCATCATGCTCTCCCTCGCCGACCTGGCCGCCGTCGCCATCGAGAAGGCCCGCCTGCTGGAGCAGACCCGCGACCAGGTCACCGAGCTGGAGGCCTTCGGCTCCCGCACCCACACCGCCCTCACCCGCGTCCGCCACCTGTGGGAGTGCCACGCCCGCCTCGCCGGACTCGTCCTGGACGGCGCCGGCCTGCCCACCCTCGCCCGGGCCACCGCCGACGCGCTGGACGGCGTCCTCCAGGTACGGGACCCGGGCGGACGGCCGCTGACCGCCACCGGGGAACTGCCGGACCTGGACGAGGAGGCCGTCACCAAGGGGGCCCTCCACGCGCTGACCCTCCGGCGCCCCGTCCGGCTGCCCGGCGGCCTGTGGCTGGCCCCCGTCCTCGCCGGAGCCGAGGACCTCGGGGTGCTCCTGCTCAGCCCCTCCGCCCCGCTCGCCGACGAGGACGTACGGCTGCTCCAGCTGGCCGCCCAGTCCGTGGCCTCCCTGATGCTCATCCAGCGGGGCACCGCCGCCGCCGAGGGCCCCGTCCACGACGAACTCCTCGCCGACCTCCTCGACCGGCCGCACTCCGTCGACCCGCACCTGCTGGAACGCACCCGCCGGCTCGGCATCGACCTCGACCGCCCGCACGTGGTGGTCGTCGCCCGCCCGGAGGGCGGCGAACTGGGCAAGGCCGTCGCCTGGGCCTCCTCGTACGCCTACCGGATGGGCGGCCTCAAGGGCGTCCGCCGGGGCTGCATCGTCCTCGTGCTGCCCGGCACCGACGCCTCGGCCGCGGCCCACCGCGCCTCCGGCGAGCTGTCGCCGCTGCTCGGCCACGCGGTGTCCACCGGCGCCGCCGGTCCCACCGCGGCCCCCGGCGACGTGGCCCGTACCTACGCCGAGGCGGTGCGCTGCCTCGACGCGCTGACCGCCCTCGACGGGGTCGGCGGCACCGCCTCCCTGCGGGAACTGGGCTTCCTCGGCCTGCTGCTGTCCGCCGACCACGACGTGGAGGCGTACATCACCGGCACCATCGGCCCCGTCCTGGAGTACGACTCCGGCCGCCCGGCGGAGCTGACCCGCACCCTGGAGGCGTACTTCGCCTCCGGCGCCAGTCCCACCCACGCCGCCGAGGCCCTGCACGTCCACCCCAACACCGTCTCCCGCCGCCTGGAGCGCATCGCCGAACTGCTCGGCCCCGACTGGCAGAAGCCCGGCCGGGCGCTGGAGATCCAGATGGCGCTGCGGCTGCGCAAGACCCGTGCCGTCCTGCACGACCGCCGCACCGCCGCCAACCGCTCGGGCGCCGCCCCCTACGCGGCCCCGTACGAGAGCCCGTAG
- a CDS encoding AfsR/SARP family transcriptional regulator yields MDIEVLGAPRVTENGVPITAPTPESRHVLAALAACPDRVVPVCVLADELTRHTSPEHSRAVLHTAVRRLRERFAEALGAGSVRTPESVLAARPGGYLLDTGGGRCDVREFEREAGAGYRAMGRGDFAQAASRLRRALDLWTGPALDGIDAGTWLRGRTASLDADRLSVLGQWVEAELALGHHRELLLELAGLRGAEGRHHDGTYLAALRRAETRVAALRAALPGPGLTLAGAVRR; encoded by the coding sequence GTGGACATTGAGGTACTCGGCGCACCACGGGTCACCGAGAACGGTGTGCCCATCACCGCCCCCACACCGGAGTCCCGGCACGTCCTGGCGGCCCTCGCGGCCTGCCCCGACCGGGTCGTCCCGGTCTGCGTGCTCGCCGACGAGCTGACCCGCCACACCTCGCCCGAACACTCGCGCGCCGTCCTGCACACCGCCGTACGCCGGCTGCGCGAGCGGTTCGCGGAGGCCCTGGGGGCCGGCTCGGTGCGTACCCCCGAGAGCGTCCTGGCCGCGCGTCCCGGCGGATACCTCCTCGACACCGGCGGCGGCCGCTGCGACGTCCGCGAGTTCGAACGCGAGGCCGGCGCCGGCTACCGGGCCATGGGCCGGGGGGACTTCGCCCAGGCCGCCTCCCGGCTGCGCCGCGCCCTCGACCTGTGGACCGGCCCCGCACTCGACGGCATCGACGCCGGGACCTGGCTGCGCGGCCGCACCGCCTCCCTCGACGCCGACCGGCTGTCCGTACTCGGCCAGTGGGTCGAAGCCGAGCTCGCCCTCGGTCACCACCGCGAACTGCTCCTGGAACTCGCGGGCCTGCGCGGTGCCGAGGGCCGCCACCACGACGGCACCTACCTCGCCGCCCTGCGCCGGGCCGAGACCCGCGTGGCCGCCCTGCGCGCCGCCCTCCCCGGCCCCGGCCTCACCCTGGCGGGCGCGGTACGCCGCTGA
- a CDS encoding ScbR family autoregulator-binding transcription factor: MKTERPQVKQDRAVRTRHAILQAAAVVFEEHGYDAAKLSDIVNIAKVTKGALYFHFESKEGLAQAVIDAQNQGQPQALPQPYKAQEFVDIGMVFSHRMRHEVLIRASARLTLDQTGRDLDRATPYETWIELCTGLLSEARDRGELLPGVEPVVPARLIVGAYAGLNTMSHTLGLDLDAQVAELYTHVMPNVVVPAVAIRLDTAPGRGARALHGPLGAHTCRVGCAGGVAPAGEFGDQDDPAA; the protein is encoded by the coding sequence ATGAAGACCGAGAGACCCCAGGTGAAGCAGGACCGGGCGGTGCGCACCCGCCACGCCATCCTGCAGGCGGCGGCCGTGGTGTTCGAGGAGCACGGCTACGACGCGGCCAAGCTCTCGGACATCGTCAACATCGCCAAGGTCACCAAGGGTGCCCTCTACTTCCACTTCGAGTCGAAGGAAGGCCTGGCCCAGGCCGTCATCGACGCGCAGAACCAGGGCCAGCCGCAGGCCCTGCCCCAGCCGTACAAGGCGCAGGAGTTCGTCGACATCGGCATGGTCTTCTCGCACCGGATGCGGCACGAGGTGCTGATCCGGGCGAGCGCCCGGCTCACGCTGGACCAGACGGGCCGCGACCTCGACCGGGCGACGCCCTACGAGACCTGGATAGAGCTGTGCACCGGCCTGCTCTCCGAGGCCCGCGACCGCGGGGAGCTGCTGCCCGGCGTGGAACCGGTCGTGCCCGCCCGGCTGATCGTCGGCGCGTACGCGGGGCTGAACACCATGTCCCACACCCTCGGCCTCGACCTGGACGCGCAGGTCGCCGAGCTCTACACGCACGTGATGCCGAACGTGGTGGTCCCGGCCGTGGCGATCCGCCTGGACACCGCCCCCGGGCGCGGAGCCCGGGCCCTCCACGGGCCGCTGGGCGCGCACACCTGCCGGGTCGGCTGCGCCGGAGGGGTCGCCCCGGCCGGGGAGTTCGGGGATCAGGACGACCCCGCCGCCTGA